A genomic segment from Flavobacterium inviolabile encodes:
- a CDS encoding cytochrome c oxidase subunit 3, whose protein sequence is MEMSVQEHNDRKARSFKMLLWFAMISIVMVFAGLTSAYVISKSRPDWLKDFTLPSAFIASTVVMLLSSATFHLAKKAIQKDNRAATSNFLLLTLALGIAFVVLQFVGFDQVIQSGYFFTGSESTITTSFLYVVVIVHLAHLFGGLIALLIIIYNHFKQKYNSGQTLGIELGAMFWHFLDFLWVYLFLFFYFYK, encoded by the coding sequence ATGGAAATGTCAGTTCAGGAACATAACGATAGAAAAGCAAGGTCATTCAAGATGCTGCTTTGGTTTGCTATGATTAGCATCGTTATGGTATTTGCAGGCTTAACAAGTGCATACGTGATTAGTAAATCCAGACCGGATTGGTTAAAGGATTTTACGCTTCCAAGTGCTTTTATAGCGAGTACGGTAGTAATGCTGTTGAGCAGTGCAACGTTTCATTTGGCTAAAAAAGCCATTCAGAAAGACAACAGAGCGGCAACTTCCAATTTTCTGCTGCTAACGCTTGCTTTAGGGATTGCGTTTGTTGTTTTGCAGTTTGTGGGGTTTGATCAGGTAATTCAAAGCGGGTATTTCTTTACCGGAAGTGAAAGTACGATCACAACGTCATTCTTGTATGTGGTAGTTATCGTGCATTTAGCCCATCTATTTGGAGGGTTGATAGCACTTTTAATTATAATTTATAATCATTTTAAACAAAAATACAATTCAGGTCAAACCCTTGGAATTGAGCTTGGTGCGATGTTTTGGCACTTTTTGGATTTTCTTTGGGTGTATTTGTTTTTATTTTTCTATTTCTACAAATAG
- a CDS encoding SRPBCC family protein: MRILKKLIFFFIGIIVLLLIAGLFVKKEYAVERAIVINKPKAEVFNYVKFVKNQDNYSVWNKKDPAMKKDYKGNDGQVGFVVAWDSSDKEVGKGEQEIVNIVDGDRIDMKLRFKEPFEAEDNAYMITETVSPNETKVKWGFKGTMNYPMNLMLLFMDMDKELGGALDAGLKDLKTILEKP, translated from the coding sequence ATGAGAATCTTGAAAAAACTTATTTTCTTTTTTATCGGAATAATCGTTTTGCTTTTAATAGCGGGATTGTTTGTTAAAAAAGAGTATGCGGTAGAAAGGGCGATTGTGATCAATAAGCCTAAAGCCGAAGTTTTTAACTACGTGAAGTTTGTTAAAAATCAGGATAATTACAGTGTTTGGAACAAGAAGGATCCTGCAATGAAAAAAGATTATAAAGGGAATGACGGACAAGTAGGATTTGTGGTAGCCTGGGACAGTAGTGACAAAGAAGTCGGTAAAGGAGAACAGGAAATCGTAAACATAGTGGACGGGGATAGAATCGACATGAAACTGCGCTTTAAAGAGCCGTTTGAGGCAGAAGATAATGCTTATATGATAACGGAAACCGTTAGTCCGAATGAAACAAAAGTGAAATGGGGTTTTAAAGGAACGATGAACTATCCGATGAATCTGATGCTGTTGTTTATGGATATGGACAAAGAATTGGGTGGTGCTTTAGATGCCGGACTGAAAGATTTGAAAACCATTCTTGAAAAACCGTAA
- a CDS encoding cytochrome c oxidase subunit 3 translates to MGATVTTTATNGKTWDGGNEPMGASYGKMMMWFFIVSDALTFSGFLAAYGFSRFKFIETWPIADEVFNHFPFLHGVDAPMYYVALMTFILIFSSVTMVLAVDAGHHLKKTKVAVYMLLTIVGGFIFLGSQAWEWKNFIQGTYGAVETKGGSILQFVDKDGKRVALADFAAHLPKEREQLTRDKGTWFMKESSVPTYSVQEVVEGFKANPDILIRSEFNTKDKVKTVLSREESLKKLDDVKYVVEGANLIRNEYGHKLFANFFFFITGFHGFHVFTGVLINILIFFNVLLGTYEKRRSYEMVEKVGLYWHFVDLVWVFVFTFFYLV, encoded by the coding sequence ATGGGAGCGACAGTTACTACAACAGCTACTAATGGAAAAACTTGGGACGGCGGAAATGAACCGATGGGAGCGAGTTATGGCAAGATGATGATGTGGTTTTTCATCGTATCAGATGCCTTAACATTCTCTGGATTTTTGGCAGCTTACGGTTTTTCAAGATTTAAATTTATTGAAACTTGGCCAATTGCGGACGAAGTTTTTAATCACTTTCCGTTCTTGCACGGAGTGGATGCACCAATGTACTATGTGGCATTGATGACCTTCATCTTAATTTTCTCATCTGTAACCATGGTATTGGCGGTAGATGCAGGACATCACTTAAAGAAAACAAAAGTTGCCGTTTATATGCTTTTAACGATCGTTGGAGGTTTTATATTCTTAGGTTCTCAGGCTTGGGAGTGGAAAAACTTCATTCAGGGAACGTATGGCGCGGTAGAAACAAAAGGAGGTTCTATCCTTCAGTTTGTAGATAAAGACGGAAAACGTGTGGCATTAGCTGATTTTGCAGCACACCTTCCAAAAGAAAGAGAGCAATTAACAAGAGATAAAGGTACCTGGTTTATGAAAGAATCTTCGGTTCCTACCTATTCGGTTCAGGAAGTTGTAGAAGGTTTCAAAGCAAATCCGGATATCTTAATCCGTTCAGAATTCAATACTAAGGATAAAGTTAAAACGGTTTTATCCAGAGAAGAATCGCTTAAAAAATTAGACGACGTTAAGTATGTTGTTGAAGGAGCGAACCTGATCAGAAATGAATACGGGCATAAATTATTTGCAAACTTCTTTTTCTTTATCACAGGATTCCACGGATTCCACGTATTTACAGGAGTATTGATTAATATCTTGATCTTCTTTAATGTATTGTTGGGAACTTACGAAAAAAGAAGAAGTTATGAAATGGTTGAGAAAGTTGGATTGTATTGGCACTTTGTAGATTTAGTTTGGGTGTTCGTATTTACATTCTTCTATTTAGTATA
- the cyoE gene encoding heme o synthase: MNASEKSISITSLFTDFKGITKAGLAISVVFSSIVGYLLGVSAEFPFDWMTFVLLGIGGYCMVGASNVFNQIIEKDLDALMDRTKNRPLPSGRITKQSAFILGAVLTVIGLAILYTINPKTAMFGAISIFLYTSVYTPLKTMTPLSVFVGAFPGAIPFMLGWVAATNEFGIEAGTLFLIQFFWQFPHFWAIGWFLYKDYEKAGFFMLPTGKQDKKTALQTILYTVWLIVASLIPVVGFTGDLKLSYVAAGFVLLLGLWMLYYAVKLYKEMDEKAARKLMLVSVTYISLLQLIYVIDKFLR; this comes from the coding sequence TTGAACGCTTCAGAAAAATCAATTTCAATCACTTCTTTATTTACTGATTTTAAGGGAATCACTAAAGCTGGTTTAGCGATTAGTGTGGTTTTTTCATCAATAGTAGGTTATTTGTTGGGTGTATCCGCTGAATTTCCTTTTGACTGGATGACCTTTGTTTTGCTTGGTATTGGTGGGTATTGTATGGTTGGCGCCTCAAATGTTTTCAATCAGATTATAGAAAAAGACCTGGATGCTTTAATGGACCGAACAAAAAATCGTCCGTTGCCATCAGGGAGAATCACCAAACAGTCGGCTTTTATTTTAGGTGCTGTACTAACGGTGATCGGATTGGCAATCCTGTATACGATCAACCCTAAAACAGCAATGTTCGGGGCGATTTCAATCTTTCTTTATACCAGTGTTTACACACCGTTAAAGACCATGACGCCGCTATCGGTTTTTGTGGGTGCTTTTCCGGGAGCTATCCCTTTTATGTTAGGATGGGTAGCCGCAACAAATGAATTTGGTATAGAGGCGGGAACGTTATTTTTAATACAATTCTTCTGGCAGTTTCCTCACTTTTGGGCTATTGGCTGGTTCTTGTATAAAGATTATGAGAAAGCCGGTTTCTTTATGTTGCCTACAGGGAAACAGGATAAGAAAACCGCTTTACAAACCATTTTGTATACGGTATGGCTTATTGTGGCTTCGTTAATTCCGGTAGTAGGATTTACCGGTGATTTGAAATTGAGTTATGTAGCCGCCGGGTTTGTATTGCTTTTAGGATTGTGGATGTTGTATTATGCTGTGAAGCTGTACAAGGAAATGGATGAGAAAGCAGCAAGAAAATTAATGCTCGTTAGCGTTACTTATATTTCATTGTTGCAGCTGATTTATGTTATAGATAAATTTTTACGTTAA